In a genomic window of Brassica rapa cultivar Chiifu-401-42 chromosome A10, CAAS_Brap_v3.01, whole genome shotgun sequence:
- the LOC103846954 gene encoding glycerol-3-phosphate acyltransferase 7: protein MESSTTTSYSVVSELEGTLLKTPKPFAYFMLMAFEASGLIRYTLLLFLWPIIALLDVLGYRNGSLKLMIFVATAGLRESEIESVARAVLPKFYMDDISMDAWRVFGSCEKRVVVTRMPRVMVERFAKDHLRADEVIGTEIIINRFGYATGFIQESDVDRSIFNSVANLFEDRRPQLGLGRPIISGSQTFLSLCEEQVRAPVPSNYNVQRLHVQLLPVIFHDGRLVKLPTPATALLILLWIPFGIVLAVVRLFIGSMLPLWAIPYVSRIFNIRFIVKGKPPAPASAGNQGVLFVCTHRTVMDPVILSYVLGRSIPAVTYSVSRLSEILSPIPTFRLTRVRDVDAEIIKKELSNGDLVVYPEGTTCREPFLLRFSALFAELTDKIVPVAMNYRVGFFHATTARGWKAFDPIFFFMNPRPVYEVTFLNQLEVEATCSSGKSPYDVANYVQRILAATLGFECTNFTRKDKYRVLAGNDGTVSYSSFLDQFKKVVATIKPFFK from the exons ATGGAGTCATCAACGACAACATCGTATTCAGTCGTGTCGGAGCTCGAAGGAACTCTACTGAAAACCCCAAAACCTTTCGCTTACTTCATGCTCATGGCTTTCGAGGCATCAGGATTAATTCGTTACACACTTCTGCTGTTTCTATGGCCTATCATAGCACTCCTTGACGTTTTGGGCTACAGAAACGGTAGCCTTAAGCTGATGATCTTCGTTGCAACGGCTGGTTTGCGCGAATCGGAGATAGAATCAGTGGCTCGAGCCGTGCTTCCTAAATTCTACATGGATGATATAAGCATGGATGCTTGGAGAGTGTTTGGTTCGTGCGAGAAGAGAGTCGTTGTCACAAGAATGCCACGAGTTATGGTGGAGAGATTCGCTAAAGACCATCTTAGAGCCGATGAGGTCATCGGTACAGAGATAATCATCAACCGTTTCGGTTATGCCACCGGTTTTATTCAGGAATCTGATGTCGATAGATCCATTTTCAACAGTGTGGCTAACTTGTTTGAAGATCGAAGACCTCAACTAGGTCTTGGACGACCGATTATCTCGGGCTCTCAAACTTTCCTATCGTTATGTGAG GAGCAAGTTCGCGCACCCGTTCCATCGAACTACAACGTCCAGCGTTTGCATGTGCAGCTGTTACCAGTTATATTCCACGATGGACGTTTAGTGAAGCTGCCGACACCAGCCACCGCACTCCTCATCCTTCTCTGGATCCCTTTCGGAATAGTCCTAGCCGTGGTTCGTCTCTTCATCGGGTCCATGCTCCCGTTATGGGCCATACCTTATGTCTCACGCATATTCAACATTCGGTTCATCGTAAAAGGAAAGCCTCCAGCACCAGCATCCGCTGGAAACCAAGGCGTACTATTCGTATGTACTCATAGAACCGTAATGGACCCGGTCATATTATCCTATGTGCTCGGCCGTAGCATCCCAGCTGTTACCTACTCCGTTTCTCGCTTATCCGAGATTCTATCTCCGATTCCAACGTTTCGTTTAACTCGAGTTCGAGACGTAGACGCCGAGATTATCAAGAAAGAGTTATCTAACGGGGACTTAGTGGTATATCCCGAGGGAACCACTTGTCGCGAGCCGTTTCTGCTTAGATTTAGCGCGCTCTTCGCGGAGTTAACTGATAAGATCGTTCCCGTGGCGATGAACTATAGAGTTGGTTTCTTTCATGCGACTACCGCCAGAGGCTGGAAGGCTTTTGACCCCATCTTCTTTTTCATGAACCCTAGACCGGTTTACGAGGTGACGTTCTTGAACCAGCTCGAAGTGGAGGCAACGTGTTCATCAGGGAAGAGTCCGTATGACGTGGCTAATTATGTGCAGAGAATCTTGGCGGCTACGTTAGGGTTTGAGTGTACTAACttcacgaggaaggataaatatAGAGTTCTCGCTGGGAACGATGGGACGGTGTCGTACTCGTCGTTTCTCGACCAATTCAAGAAGGTCGTCGCCACTATCAAACCTTTTTTCAAATAG
- the LOC103846953 gene encoding LOB domain-containing protein 33: MAAHGSSCGACKFLRRKCNIDCVFSPYFSYEQASSHFSAVHKVFGASNVSKHLLSLPLHQRSAAAITISYEALSRMCDPVYGCVAHIFALQQQVMTLQEEIEFLGTHMANLSNTTQSRSQPNDMPEFLNQMTMDTTTGFIDQTVLNNDVGINCIEGFFTNPEEVLVNHPWFQNMDHYYYAPQH, encoded by the exons ATGGCAGCTCATGGATCATCTTGTGGAGcatgcaagttcctaaggagGAAATGCAACATCGATTGCGTCTTCTCGCCTTACTTCAGCTACGAGCAGGCCTCATCTCATTTTTCAGCGGTCCACAAAGTCTTTGGCGCAAGTAATGTCTCAAAGCATTTGCTTAGTTTGCCTCTACATCAAAGAAGCGCAGCTGCGATTACCATCTCCTACGAGGCTCTCTCTCGCATGTGTGATCCTGTTTATGGCTGCGTCGCCCACATCTTCGCTCTTCAGCAACAG GTCATGACTTTGCAAGAGGAGATCGAGTTTCTTGGGACGCATATGGCGAACTTATCCAACACTACTCAGAGCAGGTCACAACCTAATGACATGCCCGAGTTTCTGAATCAGATGACAATGGACACTACGACCGGTTTCATCGACCAGACAGTTTTGAACAACGACGTTGGAATAAACTGCATTGAAGGGTTCTTCACAAACCCGGAGGAAGTGCTCGTGAATCATCCATGGTTTCAGAACATGGATCATTACTACTACGCACCACAACATTAG
- the LOC103846951 gene encoding probable methyltransferase PMT12 isoform X2 — MKKLFVGGNLLRSSSFFKISIFVLISVACFFLGKHWSDDGFRRLVFFSSEPSRSPIVALSPDLGKTYNISDLIHKSHPIPPVPLTPPPPPSTVDLHVFGIVDENGTMSDEFQVGDYDAESLGNQTESESGDGEAELTTVRASVGRIEICPEVMTDYIPCLDNEEAIKRLDSTVRGERFERHCPEEGTGLNCTVPVPNGYRPPIPWPKSREEVWFNNVPHTRLVEDKGGQNWISKENDKFKFPGGGTQFIHGADQYLDQISQMVSDISFGNHTRVVLDIGCGVASFGAYLMSRDVLTLSIAPKDVHENQIQFALERGVPAMVAAFTTRRLLYPSQAFDLVHCSRCRINWTRDDGILLLEVNRMLRAGGYFVWAAQPVYKHEKALEEQWEEMLNVTTRLCWVLVKKEGYIAIWQKPTNNTCYLSRDAGIMPPLCNPEDDPDSVWYVDLKACITRIEDNGYGANLAPWPSRLQTPPDRLQTIQIDSYIARKELFMAEYKYWKEIISNYVNALHWKQIGLRNVMDMRAGFGGFAAALAELKVDCWVLNVVPVSGPNTLPVIYDRGLLGVMHDWHYIV; from the exons ATGAAGAAGCTCTTCGTAGGAGGCAATCTTCTCAGAAGCTCTAGTTTCTTCAAGATCTCAATCTTCGTATTGATCTCCGTCGCTTGCTTCTTCCTCGGTAAGCACTGGTCCGACGATGGCTTCCGCCGCCTCGTTTTCTTCTCCTCCGAGCCTTCTCGATCCCCCATTGTCGCTCTCTCGCCCGATCTCGGAAAAACCTACAACATCTCCGACTTGATCCACAAGAGTCACCCGATCCCGCCGGTTCCTCTGACGCCACCGCCTCCGCCGAGCACCGTTGATCTTCATGTGTTTGGGATCGTCGATGAGAACGGAACTATGTCCGATGAGTTCCAGGTCGGTGATTACGACGCCGAGTCGTTGGGGAATCAAACGGAATCCGAGAGCGGCGACGGTGAGGCTGAGCTTACCACTGTCAGAGCTAGTGTGGGGCGAATCGAGATATGTCCGGAGGTTATGACGGATTACATTCCTTGTTTGGATAATGAAGAAGCCATCAAGAGGCTCGATTCGACGGTGCGTGGAGAGCGGTTCGAGCGGCATTGCCCCGAGGAAGGAACCGGATTGAATTGCACCGTTCCGGTTCCCAACGGTTACCGTCCTCCCATCCCGTGGCCTAAAAGCCGCGAAGAG GTGTGGTTTAACAACGTTCCACATACTAGGCTTGTTGAAGACAAAGGTGGCCAAAACTGGATCTCTAAAGAGAATGACAAGTTCAAGTTTCCTGGTGGTGGTACTCAGTTTATACACGGGGCTGATCAGTACTTGGATCAGATCTCTCAG ATGGTTTCTGATATCAGTTTTGGTAACCATACACGAGTTGTGCTTGACATTGGCTGCGGCGTGGCGAGTTTTGGGGCTTACTTAATGTCACGAGATGTCTTGACTTTGTCTATTGCTCCAAAAGATGTTCATGAGAACCAGATACAGTTTGCTCTTGAGCGTGGTGTTCCTGCGATGGTGGCAGCGTTCACCACGCGGAGGTTGTTGTACCCAAGCCAAGCGTTTGATTTGGTTCATTGTTCAAGATGCCGAATCAACTGGACTCGTGATG ATGGAATCTTGCTCCTTGAAGTCAATAGGATGCTTCGTGCTGGAGGATATTTTGTTTGGGCAGCTCAACCTGTATATAAGCATGAGAAGGCCTTGGAAGAACAGTGGGAAG aGATGCTAAACGTTACCACTAGGCTGTGCTGGGTTCTTGTGAAGAAGGAAGGATATATAGCTATATGGCAGAAGCCCACAAATAACACTTGTTATCTAAGTCGTGATGCTGGAATCATGCCTCCTTTGTGCAATCCTGAGGATGACCCAGACAGTGTGTG GTATGTAGATCTAAAGGCATGCATCACTAGGATTGAAGATAATGGATACGGAGCAAATCTTGCTCCTTGGCCATCCCGTTTACAGACCCCACCAGATAGGCTGCAGACAATACAAATTGATTCGTACATAGCCCGAAAAGAGCTCTTCATGGCTGAATATAAATACTGGAAAGAAATAATATCAAACTATGTAAACGCCTTACATTGGAAGCAGATAGGACTCAGAAATGTCATGGACATGAGAGCTGGCTTCGGCGG ATTTGCAGCTGCGTTAGCTGAGCTAAAGGTTGATTGCTGGGTTCTCAATGTTGTTCCAGTCAGTGGACCAAATACTCTGCCTGTTATATATGACCGTGGACTACTAGGAGTAATGCACGATTG GCACTACATTGTATAA
- the LOC103846949 gene encoding eukaryotic translation initiation factor 3 subunit G, translating into MASMMQRTSNFQWGDIEEDDDDLDILLPQVIGPDENGVKKVIEYRLNDEGRRIKVTTTTRVQKRLLSQRAAERRSWPKFGDAAREEPGLYLTVRSTEDIHLERGSQAEEATTSGDSMPQAGGVLMVCRVCRMRGDHWTARCPQRDLLSLMETPLTTTEASTSTEVYVPPSMRAGADMRRRNDENSVRVTNLSEDTREQDLMELFHPFGAVTRAYVAVDKNTNMSRGFGFVNFVSREDAERDINTLNGYGYDNLILRVEWATPRPS; encoded by the exons ATGGCTTCGATGATGCAGAGAACTAGCAATTTTCAATGGGGAGATATcgaagaagatgatgacgaCCTTGACATCCTGCTTCCGCAAGTGATCGGACCTGACGAGAACGGTGTAAAGAAGGTGATCGAGTACAGGCTCAACGACGAGGGAAGAAGAATCAAAGTCACGACGACGACACGTGTCCAGAAGCGATTGCTCAGCCAGCGAGCAGCAGAGCGACGGAGCTGGCCTAAGTTCGGAGACGCCGCACGTGAGGAACCTGGTCTCTATCTTACCGTGCGTTCAACAGAGGATATCCACTTGGAACGAG gTAGTCAAGCGGAAGAAGCAACGACATCAGGAGATTCAATGCCTCAGGCGGGTGGGGTCCTCATGGTCTGCAGGGTATGCCGTATGAGAGGTGACCACTGGACAGCACGATGCCCTCAGAGGGATCTCTTGTCGTTAATGGAAACTCCTCTAACAACAACAGAAGCGTCTACATCTACTGAAGTTTACGTTCCACCAAGCATGAGAGCAGGTGCAGACATGAGAAGGAGGAACGACGAGAACTCTGTACGTGTGACGAACTTGTCTGAAGACACCCGTGAACAGGATTTGATGGAGTTGTTCCATCCGTTCGGCGCTGTAACCCGTGCCTACGTGGCCGTTGACAAGAACACAAACATGAGCAGAGGATTTGGGTTTGTCAATTTCGTAAGCAGGGAAGATGCAGAGCGAGATATCAACACCTTGAACGGGTATGGTTATGATAACCTCATCCTCAGAGTTGAATGGGCCACTCCTAGGCCCAGTTAG
- the LOC103846948 gene encoding uncharacterized protein At2g39795, mitochondrial: MASLVRRAASRLVGSCGKSRFSVNSLGAHGRMRYLTPSISRNNPFSTSARKKASSNDPLLRVIETEIGFAEQADDYDRVEETPNGFPFKMEDKPGSKVVTLTRDYQGESVVVEVHMTNLVTGEKGDDEESEEEEEHEDKPDKPKQSNVPLLVTLSKKTGPSLEFRCTAFPDKIVIKDMWVTFPDDPSKDELAYEGPSFRVLDEKLRKAFHRYIEIRGITPGMINFLHEYMINKDSKEHLLWLKTLKNFVKS, encoded by the exons ATGGCGAGTTTGGTCCGTCGCGCAGCCTCTCGGCTTGTCGGAAGCTGCGGCAAAAGTCGTTTTTCCGTTAACTCGTTGGGCGCTCACGGCCGTATGCGGTATCTAACGCCGTCTATATCTCGTAACAATCCGTTCTCCACATCGGCGAGAAAGAAAGCTTCCTCAAACGATCCGCTTCTCCGAGTGATCGAAACCGAGATTGGATTCGCGGAGCAAGCCGATGATTACGATCGA GTTGAGGAAACTCCAAATGGGTTCCCTTTCAAGATGGAAGACAAGCCAGGATCCAAGGTCGTGACTTTGACTAGAGACTACCAAGGAGAGAGTGTTGTGGTTGAAGTACACATGACTAACCTTGTGACGGGTGAAaaaggagatgatgaagagagtgaagaagaagaagagcatgAGGATAAGCCAGATAAGCCTAAGCAATCAAATGTGCCTCTCTTGGTAACTCTCTCCAAGAAGACAGGACCGAGTTTGGAGTTCAGGTGTACTGCTTTTCCAGACAAGATTGTGATCAAGGACATGTGGGTTACGTTTCCTGATGATCCTTCCAAGGATGAACTTGCTTATGAAGGCCCTTCCTTCCG GGTTTTGGATGAGAAGTTAAGGAAGGCTTTTCATAGGTACATTGAGATTAGAGGGATAACGCCGGGCATGATCAACTTCTTGCACGAGTATATGATCAATAAAGATAGTAAAGAGCACTTACTGTGGTTGAAAACTCTCAAGAACTTTGTCAAGTCTTGA
- the LOC103846952 gene encoding probable transcriptional regulator RABBIT EARS — translation MHPYACVMERGKCLMSMKLRPVVARETSDAALRWPFGEDRAFAAVEYGGGGGCMWPPRSYSCSFCGREFKSAQALGGHMNVHRRDRARLKQQSLSSSSTDQAMAIDYDHQQLQKQQEVLDVGSKFLAQEDSRKANGAKRDISDVDDSNVLESSMKRLEHYNDEVKTDLSVGLASSEFDHRKKQPINGFSSSKKAKTDVSRLPLMLGLVIGVSKINGHHEELDLELRLGGHPSKVN, via the coding sequence ATGCATCCCTACGCGTGTGTGATGGAGAGAGGAAAATGCTTGATGTCGATGAAGCTTAGGCCAGTGGTGGCGAGAGAGACTTCGGACGCGGCTTTGCGCTGGCCATTTGGGGAAGATAGAGCGTTTGCGGCGGTTGAGTATGGCGGTGGAGGTGGTTGCATGTGGCCGCCTAGGTCTTACTCGTGCAGCTTTTGCGGGAGAGAGTTCAAGTCAGCGCAAGCACTAGGCGGTCATATGAACGTTCATCGAAGAGACCGAGCGCGTCTTAAACAACAATCTTTATCATCTTCATCAACTGACCAAGCCATGGCTATCGATTACGATCATCAACAGCTACAAAAGCAACAAGAAGTTCTTGACGTGGGATCGAAGTTTCTTGCCCAAGAAGATTCAAGAAAGGCCAATGGAGCTAAGAGGGATATAAGTGATGTTGATGATAGTAACGTTTTAGAAAGTTCTATGAAAAGACTAGAGCATTACAATGATGAAGTCAAGACTGATCTATCTGTAGGTCTAGCGAGTTCTGAGTTCGATCATCGGAAGAAGCAACCAATCAATGGATTTTCGTCGTCCAAGAAGGCAAAGACTGATGTTTCAAGATTGCCACTGATGTTAGGATTGGTCATTGGAGTATCCAAGATCAACGGTCATCACGAGGAGCTGGATCTTGAGCTACGGCTAGGAGGCCATCCATCAAAAGTCAACTAG
- the LOC103846951 gene encoding probable methyltransferase PMT12 isoform X1, with translation MKKLFVGGNLLRSSSFFKISIFVLISVACFFLGKHWSDDGFRRLVFFSSEPSRSPIVALSPDLGKTYNISDLIHKSHPIPPVPLTPPPPPSTVDLHVFGIVDENGTMSDEFQVGDYDAESLGNQTESESGDGEAELTTVRASVGRIEICPEVMTDYIPCLDNEEAIKRLDSTVRGERFERHCPEEGTGLNCTVPVPNGYRPPIPWPKSREEVWFNNVPHTRLVEDKGGQNWISKENDKFKFPGGGTQFIHGADQYLDQISQMVSDISFGNHTRVVLDIGCGVASFGAYLMSRDVLTLSIAPKDVHENQIQFALERGVPAMVAAFTTRRLLYPSQAFDLVHCSRCRINWTRDDGILLLEVNRMLRAGGYFVWAAQPVYKHEKALEEQWEEMLNVTTRLCWVLVKKEGYIAIWQKPTNNTCYLSRDAGIMPPLCNPEDDPDSVWYVDLKACITRIEDNGYGANLAPWPSRLQTPPDRLQTIQIDSYIARKELFMAEYKYWKEIISNYVNALHWKQIGLRNVMDMRAGFGGFAAALAELKVDCWVLNVVPVSGPNTLPVIYDRGLLGVMHDWCEPFDTYPRTYDLLHAAGLFSIERKRCNMTTIMLEMDRILRPGGRVYIRDTINVMSELQEIGNAMRWHTTLRETAEGPHASYRVLLCEKKFENKVESSVDKHPAKKKRRKSKGKRH, from the exons ATGAAGAAGCTCTTCGTAGGAGGCAATCTTCTCAGAAGCTCTAGTTTCTTCAAGATCTCAATCTTCGTATTGATCTCCGTCGCTTGCTTCTTCCTCGGTAAGCACTGGTCCGACGATGGCTTCCGCCGCCTCGTTTTCTTCTCCTCCGAGCCTTCTCGATCCCCCATTGTCGCTCTCTCGCCCGATCTCGGAAAAACCTACAACATCTCCGACTTGATCCACAAGAGTCACCCGATCCCGCCGGTTCCTCTGACGCCACCGCCTCCGCCGAGCACCGTTGATCTTCATGTGTTTGGGATCGTCGATGAGAACGGAACTATGTCCGATGAGTTCCAGGTCGGTGATTACGACGCCGAGTCGTTGGGGAATCAAACGGAATCCGAGAGCGGCGACGGTGAGGCTGAGCTTACCACTGTCAGAGCTAGTGTGGGGCGAATCGAGATATGTCCGGAGGTTATGACGGATTACATTCCTTGTTTGGATAATGAAGAAGCCATCAAGAGGCTCGATTCGACGGTGCGTGGAGAGCGGTTCGAGCGGCATTGCCCCGAGGAAGGAACCGGATTGAATTGCACCGTTCCGGTTCCCAACGGTTACCGTCCTCCCATCCCGTGGCCTAAAAGCCGCGAAGAG GTGTGGTTTAACAACGTTCCACATACTAGGCTTGTTGAAGACAAAGGTGGCCAAAACTGGATCTCTAAAGAGAATGACAAGTTCAAGTTTCCTGGTGGTGGTACTCAGTTTATACACGGGGCTGATCAGTACTTGGATCAGATCTCTCAG ATGGTTTCTGATATCAGTTTTGGTAACCATACACGAGTTGTGCTTGACATTGGCTGCGGCGTGGCGAGTTTTGGGGCTTACTTAATGTCACGAGATGTCTTGACTTTGTCTATTGCTCCAAAAGATGTTCATGAGAACCAGATACAGTTTGCTCTTGAGCGTGGTGTTCCTGCGATGGTGGCAGCGTTCACCACGCGGAGGTTGTTGTACCCAAGCCAAGCGTTTGATTTGGTTCATTGTTCAAGATGCCGAATCAACTGGACTCGTGATG ATGGAATCTTGCTCCTTGAAGTCAATAGGATGCTTCGTGCTGGAGGATATTTTGTTTGGGCAGCTCAACCTGTATATAAGCATGAGAAGGCCTTGGAAGAACAGTGGGAAG aGATGCTAAACGTTACCACTAGGCTGTGCTGGGTTCTTGTGAAGAAGGAAGGATATATAGCTATATGGCAGAAGCCCACAAATAACACTTGTTATCTAAGTCGTGATGCTGGAATCATGCCTCCTTTGTGCAATCCTGAGGATGACCCAGACAGTGTGTG GTATGTAGATCTAAAGGCATGCATCACTAGGATTGAAGATAATGGATACGGAGCAAATCTTGCTCCTTGGCCATCCCGTTTACAGACCCCACCAGATAGGCTGCAGACAATACAAATTGATTCGTACATAGCCCGAAAAGAGCTCTTCATGGCTGAATATAAATACTGGAAAGAAATAATATCAAACTATGTAAACGCCTTACATTGGAAGCAGATAGGACTCAGAAATGTCATGGACATGAGAGCTGGCTTCGGCGG ATTTGCAGCTGCGTTAGCTGAGCTAAAGGTTGATTGCTGGGTTCTCAATGTTGTTCCAGTCAGTGGACCAAATACTCTGCCTGTTATATATGACCGTGGACTACTAGGAGTAATGCACGATTG GTGTGAACCGTTCGATACTTACCCAAGAACGTATGATTTGCTGCACGCCGCTGGTCTATTTTCCATCGAAAGGAAAAG GTGCAACATGACAACGATCATGCTAGAGATGGACCGGATTTTGAGACCTGGAGGACGTGTATACATAAGGGACACTATCAACGTGATGAGTGAGCTTCAAGAGATTGGAAACGCAATGAGATGGCACACGACCTTACGTGAAACTGCTGAAGGGCCTCACGCAAGTTACAGAGTCCTCTTATGCGAAAAGAAGTTCGAAAATAAGGTCGAGTCGTCCGTCGATAAGCATCCTGctaagaagaagaggaggaagagtaAAGGAAAAAGACATTGA
- the LOC103846950 gene encoding tropinone reductase homolog At5g06060, protein MESDKRWSLAGKTALVTGGTRGIGRAIVEELARFGATVHTCSRNQEELKACLDDWRSNGLTVSGSVCDASDRDEREKLMQQVSSAFSGKLNILVNNVGTNVWKPTVEYTSEDYAKVMSTNFESAFHFSQIAHPLLKASGVGSIVFVSSVAGLVYASAGPIYGATKGALNQLTRNLACEWACGNIRTNSVAPWYIQTSFVEPVLENKEFMDAVVNRTPLGRVGEPEEVASLVAFLCLPAASYITGQVIVADGGFTVNGFNYVV, encoded by the exons ATGGAGAGTGACAAAAGATGGTCCCTCGCTGGAAAAACCGCTCTAGTAACCGGCGGTACTCGTGGTATCGG GCGAGCAATAGTTGAGGAACTCGCAAGATTCGGTGCAACAGTTCATACTTGTTCAAGGAACCAAGAAGAGCTAAAAGCATGCTTGGATGATTGGAGATCCAATGGTTTAACGGTATCTGGTTCGGTCTGCGATGCTTCCGATAGGGATGAGAGGGAAAAGTTGATGCAGCAAGTTTCCTCTGCTTTTAGCGGCAAGCTCAACATCCTT GTAAACAATGTTGGAACTAATGTATGGAAACCAACAGTGGAGTACACGAGTGAGGATTATGCAAAAGTCATGTCGACCAACTTTGAATCCGCTTTCCATTTTTCCCAAATCGCGCATCCTCTTCTGAAAGCATCTGGGGTCGGAAGCATTGTGTTTGTTTCCTCTGTAGCTGGCCTGGTGTATGCTAGTGCTGGACCTATCTATGGTGCAACAAAAG GAGCACTTAATCAGCTTACAAGGAATCTAGCTTGCGAGTGGGCATGCGGCAATATCAGAACCAACTCCGTGGCGCCATGGTACATCCAGACCTCATTTGTTGAACCG GTACTTGAGAATAAAGAGTTTATGGACGCCGTGGTTAACCGGACcccacttggtcgagttggagAACCAGAAGAAGTTGCTTCGCTGGTTGCTTTCCTCTGCCTTCCCGCTGCCTCTTACATCACCGGACAGGTCATTGTCGCTGACGGAGGATTCACAGTCAACGGTTTCAATTACGTTGTGTAA